The Bradyrhizobium sp. B097 genome contains the following window.
CGCGACTTCGTTCACACCGCGCTGTCGGCGCAGCGGCATCTGGTGCTCGACGCCGATGCGCTGACCAGCTTTGCCGGTTCGCCGGACCGGCTGTTCGAGGCAATCAAGGCCTCCGACGGTCTTGGGGTGGTGCTCACCCCGCATGAGGGCGAGTTTCCGCGGCTGTTCAGCGACATCTCCAACAAGCATCCCGGCCGCTCGAAGCTCGAGCGCGTCCGCGCGGCGGCCGAGCGTTCCGGCGCGGTGGTGCTGCTGAAGGGCGCCGACACGGTGATCGCATCTCCCGATGGCCGCGCGACCATCGCCGCGAACGCGCCGCCTTGGCTCGCCACCGCCGGCGCCGGCGACGTGCTGGCCGGCATCATCGCCGGCTTCCTGGCGCAGGGCGTTGCGGCATTCGAGGCCGCCAGCATCGGTGTGTGGCTGCACGGCGAAGGCGCCAGCGAGGCGGGGCCCGGCCTGATCGCGGAGGATCTCACCGAGGTGCTGCCTTCCGTGTTCCGCCGGCTCTATGACGAGTTCGGGATTGAGTACTAGGCGGCTTCAGCTTGCCGACATGGATGCCGCTGCACGCGTGCACCGTGCGGCGTTCGACGAAGCGTTGCCGTGGCTCGCGGGCCTGCACACACCGGACGAAGACCGCTGGTTCTATCGCGAGCGGATGTTTGCGACCTGTACGCTGTGGGGCGCGTTCGACGGCGGGGCGATGAGCGGCGTCATCGCATTCCACGACGACTGGATCGAGCAGCTCTACGTGCTGCCGGCCGCGCAGGGCCGCGGCATCGGCGGCGCGCTGCTCGAGATCGCACAGCAGGGCGCGGACCGGCTGCAACTCTGGACCTTCCAGCGTAACGCGCGGGCGCGCCGCTTCTACGAGGCGCGCGGTTTTGCCGCGGTCGAGGAAACCGACGGCAGCCGCAACGAGGAGAGGGAGCCGGACGTGCGCTATCTCTGGGCGCGCAGGGCCGGCGGATGACATATTGATCGGGGTTGACTGACCCCAGGCGGATCCGGGAACAGGACGGGGCTCGCGGCGGGACGAAAGATCGTCTGGCAATCGGCCACCATTTGAGCACCTAATGCCTGTATCGACGAACGAATGTACCCTTGAGCCTCGAAGCTGCGTGGTACGGACCGGAGCAACATGACAAGTCCCTGCCGCGTTCTAATGATCTATCCGAAGTTCGTTCCGGACTCGTTCTGGAACTATACCGAAGCTTGCGAACTCGTCGGCGCGAAGTATCCGGCGGCGCCGCTCGGACTGATCACCGTCGCCGCCATGCTGCCGAAGCATTGGGAGATTCGGCTCGTCAACCGTAACACCGAGCCTTCGACCGACGCGGACCTTGACTGGGCCGATCTCGTCATGATCGGCGGTATGCTCAACCAGCAGCCTGATTTTCTCCACCTGATCGATCTCGCCCACCAGCACGGCAAGCCGGTATGTGTCGGTGGGCCTGACGTCTCCTCCAGCCCGCACCTTTACGCGGATGCGGACTTCCAGGTGATCGGCGAGGCCGAACACATCATCGAGGAATTCATCGCTGCCTGGGAAAGCGGCGAGCGCAAGGGCGTGTTCGTCGCCGAGAAATTCAAGATCGACGTCACGCTAAGCCCGATGCCCCGCTACGATCTGATCAAGTTCGATCATTATCTCTTTATTGGCGTGCAATATTCGCGTGGCTGCCCGTTCACCTGCGAGTTCTGCGATATTATCGAGCTGTACGGGCGCGTGCCGCGCACCAAGACCCCGGATCAGATTCTCGCTGAGCTGCAAGCGCTCTACGATCATGGCTATCGTGGGCATGTCGATTTCGTCGACGACAACTTCATCGGCAACAAGAAAAACCTCCGCATCTTGCTGCCGCGGCTCAAAGCCTGGCTGGAAGAGCGAGACTATCCGTTCGAGTTCTCGACCGAAGCCTCGATCAATATCGCTGATGACAGCGAGCTGTTGCAGGCAATGAAGGACACGAACTTCTTCGGAATTTTCGTCGGCATTGAGAGCCCGGATCCGGAGACCCTCGTGCAGATGAAGAAAAAGCAGAACACCAGGCGCAACATCGCAGAGAGCGTTCACAAGATCTATGACTATGGCATGTTCGTCACGGCGGGTTTCATCGTCGGGTTCGATACCGAGAAAGTCTCGATGGCGCAGGCGATGATCGACTTCATCGAGGAGGCGAGCATTCCAGTCTGCATGGTTGGACTGCTCTATGCGCTGCCTGGCACACAGCTGACGCGGCGGCTGGCCCAGGAGGGCCGCCTGCACGAGGGCCATGATCTCATGAAGGTCGAGCAGGCGGGCGACCAATGCACGCTCGGCTGCAATTTCGACACCAAGCGTCCGCTTCGTGACATCCTTACGGATTACAAGGCTGTGCTCGGGCACGTGTACAGCCCGGCGGCATATGCAGGACGGCTGTCGCGGCTTGCCGCCATGCTCGACCGGTCGGATCGGCGCCGCGACCTGCCGGATGGCGACACGCGCAAGAGGCTTGGCGGCATCGAAGGCGTACACAAGATCATAAGTGCCCTGCCGGAGGTTCGCGAGCCGTTCTGGAAGACCTTCGTCGAGGTCGCCAAGTCCAATCCAGGCGCGCTGCGCTACATCGTGATGCTGATGGCGCTGTACCTGCATTTCGGGCCGTTCTCGAACCACGTGATCGGTGAGATTGACCGCCGGATTGCCGAGCTGGACGGTGCGCCTCCGGTGAGGGCCACCGCGCTTGTGCCGTGAGTTCATCAAGGATGTGATGGACGGCAAAGTTCGCTCGACTCTTGGGCAACTGACGCAACTCAGGCAACGTCGGTGGAAAGCGAAACGCTCTTCCACGCATCGAATTCGGCTTGCAGCAGTTTCATTTTTTCCTCGACCAGCCGCACGGCATCGCTGCCGAGCAGCAGATGCGCCGGCGGATCGGCCGACAGTGCGAGTTTCAACATCGCCTGCGCGGCCTTTTGGGGATCGCCGACCTGCCAGCCACTCAGTTCCATGCGACGTTTGCGGATTGGATTGATGACAGCGTCATAATCTCCGATCGACCGCTCCGCTCGCACCATCGATCGTCCGGCCCAGTCGGTGCGAAAGCCGCCCGGCTCGACCGCGGTGACCTTGATGCCGAGGTCCTTGATTTCCTTGCCGAGGGATTCCGATATCCCTTCCAGCGCGAACTTGCTGCCATGGTAGTAGCTGAGGCCGGGCATCGTGATGATCCCGCCCATCGACGTGATGTTGAGGATATGCCCGGCGCGCCGCTTGCGCATGAAGGGCAGCACCGCCTGGATCATCGCCACCGCGCCGAAGACGTTGACCTCGAACTGGCGTCGCAGATCGTCGATCGATGATTCCTCCAGGATGCCCTCGTGGCCGTAGCCGGCATTGTTCACCAGAACGTCGATCGCGCCGATCCTGTGCTCGACGTCGGCGACGGCGGGCGCGATGGCCCCGGTGTTGGTGACGTCAAGAACCACCGCGTGCGCGCCGGCGCCGAGCGCTTCGAATGTCCGCTTGTCGTTCTCGTTGCGCACGGTGCCGGCGACGGTATGGCCGTCGCCCAATGCTGCCTCGGCCAACGCGCGGCCGAAGCCGGACGAAACGCCTGTGATGAGGAAAGTCTTTGCCATAGGAGATGTCCTTCAGATCGAGATTGCAGGCTCGATATAGGCGACTTGATTGGTGCAATAATCGGCATAGAGTGGCATGACCTGATGCAGATAATAGAACAATGCAGCATGCTGGCCTTTTCGAGCTGAACGCCGTCGTCGCGATTTCAACGCATCGCAGCTTCCGCGCTGCCGCGACTGAACTCGGCATTTCGCCCTCGGCGTTGAGCCATGCGATCGCCGCCCTGGAGAAGCGGTTGGGCGTGCGCCTCATCAATCGGACGACGCGCAGCGTCGCGCTGTCGGAGGCGGGAGAGCGTTTCCTCGCCAGGGTCAGTCCCGCGCTGCGCGAGATTGCCGGCGCGATGGAGGATGTGAACGAGTTTCGCGACACGCCCGCGGGAACGCTGCGCATCAACTTGAAGGAGCGCGCCGCGCACCAGATCCTCCGCCCGGTCGTCGCAAAGTTTCTGCGGCGCTATCCCGACATGAACGTCGAGCTGACCCTGGAGGGACGCCCCATCGATATCGTCGCGGAAGGTTTCGATGCCGGCATCCGGCTGGCCGAAGCCGTGCCGCAGGACATGGTCGCGATCCCCTGTGGTCCGGACACGCGCTTCATTGTCGTCGGCGCGCCCGATTATTTCGCCCGCGCTTCGGTGCCGCGGTCTCCGCTCGATCTGCTCGCCCATGAATGCATTCGCAGGCGGATGCCCAGCGGCAAGCTCTATCACTGGGAGTTCGAGAAGCGCGGCGGCGAGCAGATGGTGGTGGATGTCCGGGGCAGGCTGACCCTCGACAATGACAGCCTGATGGTCGAAGCCGCCCTCGACGGCCTGGGACTGGCGTTCGTCAGCGATTTCTGGGTGACGGGGCATCTCGCCGCCGGCACCCTGCGCGCCGTGCTGGACGACTGGACGCCGCCATTTCCCGGCTTGCGTCTCTACTATCCGAGGCACCGGCACATGACAGCCGGGCTTCGTGCTTTCGTCGACATGATCCGGGAGGAGACGAAGTTGGCCGCCGGCGGTGAGGCGGTCCGTGCACCTCCGGCCAAGCGATCGGGCGATCATCGCAAGCGCGCTTGAGCCGCCGTGGCCGCCGGGTCTTCGGCGATTGCTTCGCCGAGTGGTCGCGTCAGCGCCGGCCCCGCCATACCTGCGTCACGACACTTTTGGTGGACGCGTGGGGAATTGCGAGATAAAGGCGCATGATATTCCCTCGCATCCTCCAGAAGCTTTCTCGTGAGTGGCAGGCAGAACAGTTTCCTCGCGCAGGCAATGCAACAAGGTGCGTTGGCATTGCGGGCGCGGCAGTTTGCTCAAGCCGAGCAGATCGCCATCAACATTCTGAAATCAAACCGCTCGGACAGACACGCCGCGCTTCTGCTGGCGCATGCCCTGATGGGGCAGAACCGAGGTGACGAGGCAATTGCACCGCTTGAGCGAGTTATACGCCGCGCCGACGACGGAGAGGTGGAGACCTTGCTCGGTGCGCTGCTGTGCGGTGCAGGGCGCACCACGGACGGCATCGCGCAGCTTCGACGCACGGCGGCGCGCCGCCCACCATATCTTCCTTCGTTTCGGGAACTCGCTGGGCAGCTTGCCAAGGCCGGTCAACACGACGAGGCGATCTGCACGATCGAGGCCGGCCTCGCGCTGGCTCCTGATAGCGTCGATCTGAAGCTTGACCTCGGGCGCCTCCTGCATGACACCAATGACTTCGCGCGGGCCGCGAGTGTCCTGACAGCCGCGCGCGATGCCGCGCCGGGACGCCCGGACGTCCTTAACCAGCTCGGGCGGGTCCTGATCCTTCATGGCGATTACGCCGCAGCCGCGGACGCCTTCCGCCGCGTGCTCGCGCTCTATCCGGACGATCGCTCGACCCGCGCCTATCTCGCCACATCCTTGTTCGAGCAGGGTGAGCGCGACGCTGCCGAGGCGGCGCTTCGTTCCATCATTCGTGGTCAGCCCCAGCTGTTGGGACGCGCGGCATTCGTCATGGCCGCGGCATCGCATGGTCGCTTCTTCTTCTCCCAGCGCGACGTTGCGAAATTCCTCGGCGGGGAGTGAGG
Protein-coding sequences here:
- a CDS encoding GNAT family N-acetyltransferase; amino-acid sequence: MTSSGLSTRRLQLADMDAAARVHRAAFDEALPWLAGLHTPDEDRWFYRERMFATCTLWGAFDGGAMSGVIAFHDDWIEQLYVLPAAQGRGIGGALLEIAQQGADRLQLWTFQRNARARRFYEARGFAAVEETDGSRNEEREPDVRYLWARRAGG
- a CDS encoding radical SAM protein; the protein is MTSPCRVLMIYPKFVPDSFWNYTEACELVGAKYPAAPLGLITVAAMLPKHWEIRLVNRNTEPSTDADLDWADLVMIGGMLNQQPDFLHLIDLAHQHGKPVCVGGPDVSSSPHLYADADFQVIGEAEHIIEEFIAAWESGERKGVFVAEKFKIDVTLSPMPRYDLIKFDHYLFIGVQYSRGCPFTCEFCDIIELYGRVPRTKTPDQILAELQALYDHGYRGHVDFVDDNFIGNKKNLRILLPRLKAWLEERDYPFEFSTEASINIADDSELLQAMKDTNFFGIFVGIESPDPETLVQMKKKQNTRRNIAESVHKIYDYGMFVTAGFIVGFDTEKVSMAQAMIDFIEEASIPVCMVGLLYALPGTQLTRRLAQEGRLHEGHDLMKVEQAGDQCTLGCNFDTKRPLRDILTDYKAVLGHVYSPAAYAGRLSRLAAMLDRSDRRRDLPDGDTRKRLGGIEGVHKIISALPEVREPFWKTFVEVAKSNPGALRYIVMLMALYLHFGPFSNHVIGEIDRRIAELDGAPPVRATALVP
- a CDS encoding oxidoreductase, giving the protein MAKTFLITGVSSGFGRALAEAALGDGHTVAGTVRNENDKRTFEALGAGAHAVVLDVTNTGAIAPAVADVEHRIGAIDVLVNNAGYGHEGILEESSIDDLRRQFEVNVFGAVAMIQAVLPFMRKRRAGHILNITSMGGIITMPGLSYYHGSKFALEGISESLGKEIKDLGIKVTAVEPGGFRTDWAGRSMVRAERSIGDYDAVINPIRKRRMELSGWQVGDPQKAAQAMLKLALSADPPAHLLLGSDAVRLVEEKMKLLQAEFDAWKSVSLSTDVA
- a CDS encoding LysR family transcriptional regulator, which produces MQHAGLFELNAVVAISTHRSFRAAATELGISPSALSHAIAALEKRLGVRLINRTTRSVALSEAGERFLARVSPALREIAGAMEDVNEFRDTPAGTLRINLKERAAHQILRPVVAKFLRRYPDMNVELTLEGRPIDIVAEGFDAGIRLAEAVPQDMVAIPCGPDTRFIVVGAPDYFARASVPRSPLDLLAHECIRRRMPSGKLYHWEFEKRGGEQMVVDVRGRLTLDNDSLMVEAALDGLGLAFVSDFWVTGHLAAGTLRAVLDDWTPPFPGLRLYYPRHRHMTAGLRAFVDMIREETKLAAGGEAVRAPPAKRSGDHRKRA
- a CDS encoding tetratricopeptide repeat protein — encoded protein: MALRARQFAQAEQIAINILKSNRSDRHAALLLAHALMGQNRGDEAIAPLERVIRRADDGEVETLLGALLCGAGRTTDGIAQLRRTAARRPPYLPSFRELAGQLAKAGQHDEAICTIEAGLALAPDSVDLKLDLGRLLHDTNDFARAASVLTAARDAAPGRPDVLNQLGRVLILHGDYAAAADAFRRVLALYPDDRSTRAYLATSLFEQGERDAAEAALRSIIRGQPQLLGRAAFVMAAASHGRFFFSQRDVAKFLGGE